The proteins below are encoded in one region of Chryseobacterium wanjuense:
- the lysA gene encoding diaminopimelate decarboxylase: MNSKELLQIANEFGTPVYVYDAESIKTQYEKLTSSFLKHTKFFYAAKALTNINILKYVKNLGASLDCVSINEVKLGLKVGFPKEKILFTPNCVDLAEIEEAMQFGVHINIDNISILEQFGNKFGNTYPIFVRINPHIFAGGNYKISTGHIDSKFGISIHQLRHIERVMKTTNLNVEGLHMHTGSEIKDPEVFLQALDIMLELSEHFPNLKYLDMGSGFKIPYQDTEEETDVKTLGKKVEKVISEFSKSTGKKFELWFEPGKFLVGKSGYLLVKANVIKQTTATVFVGVNSGFNHLIRPMFYDSYHVIENLSNPKGAERIYTVVGNICETDTFAWDRKLNEVREGDILAFHNAGAYGFEMSSNFNSRLKPAEVLFLDGKAHLIRKRDEFEDLLRNQIEVL; this comes from the coding sequence ATGAATTCAAAAGAATTGTTGCAGATTGCCAATGAGTTTGGCACACCGGTGTACGTTTATGATGCTGAATCTATTAAAACTCAATATGAGAAACTTACATCTTCTTTTTTAAAACACACTAAGTTCTTCTATGCTGCGAAGGCTTTGACAAATATTAATATTCTTAAGTATGTCAAGAACTTGGGTGCTTCTTTGGATTGTGTATCGATTAATGAAGTGAAACTTGGACTAAAGGTTGGATTTCCGAAAGAGAAAATATTATTTACACCCAATTGTGTAGATCTTGCTGAAATTGAAGAAGCAATGCAGTTTGGAGTGCACATTAACATCGATAATATTTCTATTCTTGAGCAGTTTGGAAACAAATTCGGGAATACTTATCCGATTTTTGTGAGAATCAATCCGCATATTTTTGCAGGAGGTAATTATAAAATTTCAACAGGTCATATCGATAGCAAATTCGGTATTTCCATTCACCAGCTTCGTCATATCGAGAGAGTGATGAAAACAACGAATCTGAATGTTGAAGGTCTTCACATGCATACGGGAAGCGAGATCAAAGATCCTGAAGTTTTTTTACAGGCTTTGGATATCATGCTTGAACTTTCCGAGCATTTCCCGAATCTGAAATATCTGGATATGGGAAGCGGATTCAAAATCCCTTATCAGGACACTGAAGAGGAGACGGATGTAAAAACGCTGGGTAAAAAAGTAGAAAAAGTAATCTCTGAGTTTTCAAAATCTACAGGTAAAAAATTCGAGCTATGGTTTGAGCCGGGTAAATTTTTGGTTGGAAAAAGCGGTTATCTATTGGTAAAAGCTAATGTCATCAAGCAAACGACGGCTACTGTTTTCGTGGGAGTGAATTCCGGATTCAATCACCTGATTCGTCCGATGTTCTACGATTCTTATCATGTTATTGAAAATTTATCCAATCCAAAAGGGGCGGAAAGAATTTATACCGTAGTCGGAAATATCTGTGAAACAGATACTTTTGCATGGGACAGAAAACTGAATGAAGTAAGAGAAGGCGATATTTTGGCATTCCACAATGCGGGTGCTTACGGTTTTGAAATGAGTTCAAACTTCAATTCAAGATTAAAGCCTGCAGAAGTATTATTCCTGGATGGAAAAGCTCATTTGATCAGAAAAAGAGATGAGTTTGAAGATTTATTGAGAAACCAGATTGAGGTATTGTAG
- a CDS encoding rhodanese-like domain-containing protein, with product MKVYIFGIIIAATLVLNACTTAAVPEAPKADLREVVNSPDVTLVDVRVAEQYAEGTAKNAINIPLAEIQNNAESLKGKKVVVFCNKGIQADEAVQILKKNGVEVYDGTSWKNVKAIQDENHQKNNNK from the coding sequence ATGAAAGTTTATATTTTTGGAATTATTATTGCTGCAACTTTGGTGTTGAACGCCTGTACAACGGCAGCAGTACCAGAAGCTCCCAAGGCCGATCTCAGAGAAGTTGTCAACAGTCCGGATGTGACGTTGGTAGACGTGAGAGTCGCAGAGCAATATGCAGAAGGAACTGCCAAAAATGCGATTAACATTCCTCTAGCCGAAATTCAGAATAATGCAGAGTCGTTGAAAGGTAAAAAAGTGGTTGTATTTTGCAATAAAGGAATTCAGGCAGATGAAGCAGTACAAATTTTAAAGAAAAACGGAGTGGAAGTTTACGACGGCACGAGCTGGAAGAACGTAAAAGCCATTCAGGATGAGAATCATCAGAAAAATAATAATAAGTAA
- a CDS encoding energy transducer TonB codes for MKTLALFIGLFVSNFAFAQFDVEERDDNMITENNKNILKIDIKEPLLQVAVKNCNDFKAASFEGGIPVYKETLRKYMYDYLNTEFYILNGDFTFTLTIDQTGKVTNIEGSPKVANSEVFFDDMKYVVRRIKKNWTPAMCNGQPVTSQVKIKMNLSSIATDV; via the coding sequence ATGAAAACACTAGCATTATTTATAGGTCTTTTTGTATCAAATTTTGCCTTTGCACAATTCGATGTCGAGGAAAGGGATGATAACATGATCACGGAAAACAACAAGAATATTTTAAAAATAGATATCAAAGAGCCATTGTTGCAGGTTGCGGTTAAAAACTGTAACGACTTTAAAGCAGCAAGTTTTGAAGGCGGAATTCCTGTTTACAAGGAAACATTAAGAAAATATATGTACGATTACCTGAACACGGAATTCTATATTTTAAACGGCGATTTTACATTCACCCTTACAATAGACCAGACCGGAAAAGTCACCAATATCGAAGGTTCTCCGAAAGTTGCCAATAGTGAGGTATTCTTTGATGATATGAAATACGTTGTAAGAAGAATCAAGAAAAACTGGACGCCCGCGATGTGTAACGGACAGCCCGTAACATCTCAAGTGAAAATAAAAATGAACTTGTCTTCTATTGCGACGGATGTGTAG
- a CDS encoding helicase HerA-like domain-containing protein, whose protein sequence is MADKTQFINELNARYTPKGEHIILGKGMLDGEIVPEVNVTIPLKTINRHGLIAGATGTGKTKTLQVFAEQLSHAGIPSLVLDIKGDFSGIAEAGTENAAIQERYAKTQLPYNPQAFPVELMTISGERGVKLRATVTEFGPVLLSKILQLNETQQSIMSIVFKYCDDKGLPLIDLNDLKKVLQYVTENPQGKAELASDYGSIASASLGAILRSIVALEQQGAASFFGELSFDVHDLLETRDGKGVVNILRVADIQSKPQLFSTFMLSLFAEIYMTFPEEGDSGKPKLVLFIDEAHLIFDESSKALVSQIETMVKLIRSKGVGIYFITQIPGDVPEAVLSQLGLKIQHALRGFTAKDKKEISKAVENYPTTEFYDAPTLIQNLGIGEAFITALDEKGIPTPLVHTYLISPESRMDVLNDAEITELTNKSALVAKYEKLVDNDSAYEILVRRMEEAAQNVAPDQKSRPVKEEPGVFEQVLKSSAGRTFTSTLMREGAKAILGMLGLGGGRRR, encoded by the coding sequence ATGGCAGACAAAACACAATTTATTAATGAACTGAATGCAAGATACACTCCGAAAGGAGAGCATATTATATTAGGAAAAGGAATGCTGGACGGAGAAATTGTTCCTGAAGTAAACGTTACCATTCCTTTGAAAACTATTAACCGTCACGGCCTTATCGCAGGAGCGACGGGAACGGGGAAAACCAAAACGCTGCAGGTTTTTGCCGAACAGCTTTCCCATGCGGGAATTCCTTCACTGGTTTTAGACATCAAAGGCGATTTTTCAGGAATTGCAGAAGCGGGGACGGAAAATGCAGCAATCCAGGAGAGATATGCCAAGACACAGCTTCCTTACAATCCGCAGGCTTTTCCGGTAGAATTGATGACGATTTCCGGGGAAAGAGGTGTGAAGCTGAGAGCTACGGTTACCGAATTCGGACCTGTTTTATTAAGTAAAATTCTGCAATTGAATGAGACCCAGCAAAGTATCATGTCAATTGTTTTTAAATATTGTGATGATAAAGGACTGCCTTTAATCGACCTTAATGATTTGAAGAAAGTTTTGCAGTACGTCACCGAAAATCCTCAGGGAAAAGCAGAACTGGCTTCTGATTACGGATCTATTGCTTCCGCTTCTTTGGGCGCGATTTTAAGATCGATCGTGGCACTGGAACAGCAGGGAGCTGCCAGTTTCTTTGGAGAATTAAGCTTTGATGTTCACGATTTGCTGGAAACAAGAGACGGAAAGGGAGTGGTGAATATTTTAAGAGTTGCTGATATTCAGAGTAAGCCGCAGTTGTTTTCGACTTTCATGTTGTCACTTTTTGCAGAAATTTACATGACCTTTCCTGAAGAAGGGGATAGCGGAAAACCGAAATTGGTTTTATTTATAGATGAGGCCCATTTGATTTTTGATGAATCTTCAAAAGCATTGGTTTCACAAATCGAAACAATGGTAAAGCTGATTCGTTCAAAAGGAGTCGGGATTTATTTTATTACCCAGATTCCGGGGGATGTTCCCGAAGCGGTGTTGTCTCAATTGGGATTAAAAATACAGCATGCGTTGAGAGGTTTTACAGCAAAAGATAAAAAAGAGATTTCGAAGGCGGTAGAAAATTATCCGACGACGGAATTTTATGATGCTCCAACATTAATTCAGAATTTAGGAATCGGGGAAGCTTTTATAACGGCGCTTGATGAAAAGGGAATTCCGACACCGTTGGTTCACACGTATTTAATTTCTCCGGAATCCAGAATGGATGTCCTGAATGATGCGGAAATCACAGAGCTTACCAACAAATCGGCGTTGGTTGCAAAATACGAAAAGCTGGTAGATAATGATTCTGCTTATGAAATTTTAGTAAGAAGAATGGAGGAAGCGGCTCAGAATGTGGCGCCGGATCAAAAATCGAGGCCGGTGAAAGAAGAACCGGGTGTGTTTGAGCAGGTATTGAAGAGCAGCGCAGGAAGAACTTTTACCAGTACATTGATGAGAGAGGGAGCAAAAGCTATCCTTGGAATGCTGGGATTAGGAGGGGGAAGAAGAAGATAA
- the miaB gene encoding tRNA (N6-isopentenyl adenosine(37)-C2)-methylthiotransferase MiaB → MQEKYIDETKQGEAFAIAEKAGNSKKLFLESYGCQMNFSDSEIVASILNEQGYNTTLKVEEADLILLNTCSIREKAEQTVRMRLSQFKNLKKEKPNMTVGVLGCMAERLKTKFLEEEQLVDLVVGPDAYRDLPNLLKETEDGRDAINVILSKEETYADINPVRLGGNGVTAFVTITRGCDNMCTFCVVPFTRGRERSRDPHSILEECKSLWENGYKEITLLGQNVDSYLWYGGGPKKDFAKASEMQKATAVNFAQLLDLVAKAVPEMRIRFSTSNPQDMSLDVFKMMAKHDNICKYVHLPVQSGSNNMLEAMNRQHTREEYLELIRKAKEIVPEVAFSQDMIVGFCNESEEDHQDTLSLMKEVEYDYGYMFAYSERPGTPAHKKMEDNIPADVKQRRLAEVIALQGELSRKRMKSYVGKTHKILIEGISKKNKNQWKGRNSQNAVCVFDMLEGQKIGDIVDVFVFDNTQGTLLGETVKN, encoded by the coding sequence GTGCAAGAAAAATATATAGACGAAACAAAACAGGGAGAAGCTTTTGCGATTGCGGAAAAAGCGGGAAACTCTAAGAAATTATTCTTGGAGAGCTATGGTTGTCAGATGAATTTCTCAGATTCTGAGATCGTTGCGTCGATTCTTAATGAACAAGGTTACAACACCACCCTTAAAGTGGAAGAAGCCGATCTTATTCTTCTTAATACATGCTCTATCCGCGAAAAAGCTGAGCAAACCGTGAGAATGCGTCTTTCCCAGTTCAAAAACCTGAAAAAAGAAAAACCGAACATGACAGTCGGTGTTCTTGGCTGTATGGCTGAAAGGCTGAAAACCAAATTCTTAGAAGAAGAACAATTGGTTGACCTTGTGGTAGGACCGGATGCATACAGAGATTTACCCAATTTGTTAAAAGAAACTGAAGACGGAAGAGATGCCATCAACGTAATTCTTTCAAAAGAAGAAACTTACGCAGATATCAATCCTGTTCGTTTGGGTGGAAATGGTGTTACAGCTTTCGTTACCATTACGAGAGGTTGTGATAATATGTGTACATTCTGCGTTGTTCCGTTTACAAGAGGTCGAGAAAGAAGCCGTGATCCACATTCTATTTTAGAAGAATGTAAAAGCCTTTGGGAAAACGGGTATAAGGAAATTACCTTGTTAGGTCAAAACGTAGACTCTTACCTTTGGTATGGGGGCGGACCTAAAAAAGATTTTGCAAAAGCATCAGAAATGCAGAAGGCAACAGCCGTTAATTTTGCTCAGTTGCTTGATTTAGTGGCTAAAGCTGTTCCGGAAATGAGAATCAGATTCTCGACTTCCAATCCTCAGGATATGAGTCTGGATGTATTCAAAATGATGGCGAAGCACGACAATATCTGTAAATACGTTCACCTTCCGGTTCAGAGCGGAAGCAACAATATGCTGGAAGCCATGAACAGACAACATACGCGTGAAGAATATTTAGAATTAATTAGAAAAGCGAAGGAAATTGTTCCTGAAGTGGCTTTTTCTCAGGATATGATCGTTGGTTTCTGCAACGAATCTGAGGAAGATCACCAGGATACATTAAGCTTGATGAAAGAAGTAGAGTATGATTACGGTTATATGTTTGCATATTCAGAAAGACCGGGAACTCCGGCTCACAAGAAAATGGAAGATAATATTCCTGCAGATGTGAAACAGAGACGTCTGGCGGAAGTAATTGCTTTACAGGGCGAATTGTCCAGAAAACGAATGAAATCATATGTTGGAAAAACACACAAAATTTTAATTGAAGGAATTTCCAAAAAGAATAAAAACCAATGGAAAGGAAGAAATTCCCAGAATGCGGTTTGCGTTTTCGATATGCTGGAAGGACAAAAAATTGGTGACATTGTGGACGTTTTTGTGTTTGACAATACGCAAGGCACGCTTTTAGGGGAAACAGTAAAAAACTAA
- a CDS encoding energy transducer TonB: protein MKKYFLILFLLLLSGKAFSQETAVQSQETGNNYQKAEFPGGDEAFQQEFMNMVYSYIDMALYAIQGQVTFIFNIDTKGKINKIDVLPKFKNNEMFIDDMKYAAKKVKGKWSPATRNGIPVDSKFVMKVNFKHNTYDHD, encoded by the coding sequence ATGAAAAAATACTTTTTAATCTTATTCTTATTACTTTTGAGTGGTAAGGCATTCTCACAGGAAACTGCTGTTCAATCACAGGAAACCGGAAATAATTATCAGAAAGCGGAATTTCCGGGTGGTGATGAGGCTTTTCAACAAGAATTTATGAATATGGTATATTCCTATATCGATATGGCTTTATATGCAATTCAGGGACAGGTGACCTTCATTTTTAATATTGATACTAAAGGAAAAATCAACAAAATTGATGTTCTTCCAAAGTTCAAAAACAACGAAATGTTCATCGATGATATGAAATATGCCGCCAAAAAAGTGAAAGGTAAATGGAGCCCAGCCACAAGAAATGGAATTCCTGTAGATTCTAAGTTTGTGATGAAGGTTAATTTTAAGCATAATACATATGATCATGATTAA
- a CDS encoding MBL fold metallo-hydrolase — protein MKVEQIYTGCLAQGAYYIVSENEAAIIDPLREVKPYLDRLEKDNVTLKYIFETHFHADFVSGHLDLSKKTGAPIVYGPTAQPEFEAIIAEDNQIFEIGKVKIKTLHTPGHTMESTTYLLIDENGVETAIFTGDTLFLGDVGRPDLAQKATNLTQEDLAGILYDSLHTKIMPLDDSITVYPAHGAGSACGKNMQKETVDILGNQKRTNYALNQPDKESFIKEVLDGLTAPPKYFGMNVAMNKSGYESLDNVMNKGLTQISVEDFEAYAEETGALILDTRSAAEFHKGFIPNSVNIGLKGDFAPWVGTLIVDVKHPLLLVVDEGTEEEAITRLSRVGFDHVLGYLKGGFEAWKNANKEIDEVKRISPAEFAEQFTENSKVIDVRKLTEYSAEHIDNAYNKPLDTISDWVKSIDDSEHFFLHCAGGYRSMIAASILNSHGIRNFTEIEGGFNGIKKTEKFPISDFVCQSKTL, from the coding sequence ATGAAAGTTGAACAAATATATACCGGCTGCCTTGCACAGGGCGCCTACTACATCGTATCAGAAAATGAAGCAGCGATCATTGATCCATTGAGAGAAGTAAAACCTTATCTGGACCGTTTAGAGAAAGACAATGTAACTTTAAAATATATTTTTGAGACACACTTCCATGCAGATTTTGTCTCGGGACATTTGGATTTAAGTAAAAAGACAGGCGCTCCGATCGTTTACGGACCCACTGCTCAACCTGAGTTTGAAGCAATCATTGCCGAGGACAACCAGATTTTCGAAATCGGAAAAGTAAAAATTAAAACGCTTCACACACCCGGTCATACGATGGAAAGTACAACTTACCTTCTTATCGATGAAAATGGGGTAGAAACTGCAATTTTCACGGGAGATACTCTATTTTTAGGAGATGTCGGAAGACCCGATCTTGCCCAGAAAGCCACGAATCTAACCCAGGAAGATCTTGCCGGAATTTTATACGACAGCCTTCACACGAAAATTATGCCTTTGGACGATAGTATTACGGTATATCCGGCTCATGGCGCGGGCTCTGCCTGTGGAAAAAATATGCAGAAAGAAACTGTTGACATCTTAGGAAATCAGAAAAGAACAAATTATGCCTTAAACCAACCGGACAAAGAATCTTTCATCAAAGAAGTGCTGGACGGATTGACGGCTCCTCCCAAATATTTCGGAATGAATGTTGCCATGAACAAAAGCGGCTACGAAAGTCTTGATAACGTTATGAACAAAGGCTTAACCCAAATTTCCGTTGAAGATTTTGAAGCGTATGCAGAAGAAACAGGAGCTTTGATTTTAGATACGAGAAGTGCGGCAGAATTCCATAAAGGATTTATTCCAAACTCTGTAAATATCGGTTTAAAAGGAGATTTTGCACCTTGGGTAGGAACTTTAATAGTTGACGTAAAACATCCGCTTTTATTGGTTGTTGATGAGGGTACGGAAGAAGAAGCGATCACAAGATTAAGCAGAGTGGGTTTTGATCATGTGTTAGGCTATCTAAAAGGAGGTTTTGAAGCGTGGAAAAATGCCAACAAAGAGATTGATGAAGTAAAAAGAATCTCTCCGGCTGAATTTGCAGAACAATTTACAGAAAATTCAAAAGTGATTGATGTCCGAAAACTGACAGAATATTCTGCCGAACATATTGATAATGCTTATAATAAGCCTTTGGACACGATCAGCGATTGGGTAAAATCGATCGATGATTCTGAACATTTTTTCCTACACTGTGCTGGAGGCTACAGAAGTATGATAGCGGCAAGCATCCTTAATTCGCACGGAATCAGAAACTTTACTGAAATAGAAGGAGGATTCAACGGGATAAAAAAAACAGAAAAATTTCCGATAAGCGATTTTGTCTGCCAATCGAAAACGTTGTAA
- a CDS encoding thioredoxin family protein yields the protein MSQKFQEIIDSERPVLIDFFATWCQPCKVQSSVLNTVKENVGEGARIIKVDVDQYPNLAAQYGVRGVPTLAIFKNGEMLWKESGVHDVNTLTQLLKQYA from the coding sequence ATGTCACAAAAATTTCAGGAAATAATTGACTCCGAAAGACCGGTCTTAATTGATTTTTTTGCAACCTGGTGTCAGCCATGCAAGGTTCAGTCTTCGGTTTTAAATACAGTAAAAGAAAACGTAGGCGAAGGAGCGAGAATCATCAAAGTAGATGTGGACCAGTATCCTAATCTGGCCGCTCAATACGGAGTGCGAGGAGTTCCGACGCTGGCAATTTTCAAAAACGGCGAAATGCTCTGGAAAGAAAGTGGTGTGCATGATGTGAATACACTTACGCAGCTTTTAAAACAATATGCTTAA
- a CDS encoding sigma-54 interaction domain-containing protein, producing the protein MSTELQNIKNRFGIIGNFPALNRALEKAIQVAPTDISVLVIGESGVGKEFIPKIIHSESKRKHQPYIVVNCGAIPEGTIDSELFGHEKGAFTGATATRKGYFEVADGGTIFLDEVGELPLQTQVRLLRVLESGEFMKVGSSQVQKTNVRIVAATNVNMMKAIQDGRFREDLYYRLNTVQIDMPPLRERKGDIHLLFRKFAIDFAEKYRMPELELEPGAVHYIENYTFPGNIRQLRNLVEQMTVVERNRHVSVEKLAEYIPMETHLPMVVNTPNSQKQSDFSSEREIMYKILFDMRNDINDLKSLTSELIKNRGTSDLSNHEKNLINRIYTPETQQNVAPNSLLYFENSSNNDAPVIQNPTIISSPEESYEDIEDIEIEENRPESLSLQNNEKDLIIKALEKHKGRRNKAADELGISQRTLYRKIKQYNLEE; encoded by the coding sequence ATGAGTACCGAGTTACAAAATATAAAAAACCGTTTCGGAATTATCGGAAATTTTCCGGCTTTAAATCGTGCTTTGGAAAAAGCAATTCAGGTGGCACCCACAGATATTTCTGTCCTGGTGATCGGAGAAAGTGGGGTGGGTAAAGAATTTATTCCGAAAATCATTCATTCAGAATCCAAAAGAAAACATCAGCCGTATATTGTCGTAAACTGTGGTGCAATTCCGGAAGGAACCATCGATTCAGAATTGTTTGGTCACGAAAAAGGAGCATTCACGGGAGCTACGGCAACCAGAAAAGGGTATTTTGAAGTAGCAGACGGCGGGACGATTTTCCTTGATGAGGTAGGAGAGCTGCCTTTGCAGACGCAGGTTCGTTTGTTGAGAGTGTTGGAAAGCGGCGAATTTATGAAGGTAGGTTCTTCACAGGTTCAGAAAACGAATGTAAGAATCGTTGCCGCGACCAATGTTAACATGATGAAAGCCATTCAGGATGGGAGATTCCGTGAAGATTTATACTATCGTTTGAATACGGTGCAGATCGATATGCCGCCTTTGAGAGAAAGAAAAGGCGATATTCATCTGTTATTCAGAAAATTTGCGATAGATTTTGCTGAAAAATACAGAATGCCTGAACTGGAATTGGAGCCAGGCGCAGTGCATTATATCGAAAATTATACTTTCCCGGGAAACATCCGTCAATTGAGAAATTTGGTAGAACAAATGACCGTGGTGGAAAGAAACAGACACGTAAGCGTTGAAAAACTCGCAGAGTACATCCCGATGGAAACTCATCTTCCGATGGTGGTAAATACTCCGAATTCCCAAAAACAAAGCGATTTCAGCAGTGAAAGAGAAATCATGTACAAAATTCTCTTTGATATGCGAAACGATATTAATGATTTAAAATCCTTAACTTCGGAATTGATAAAGAATCGCGGAACTTCTGATCTGAGCAATCATGAGAAAAATTTGATTAATAGAATTTATACTCCTGAAACCCAGCAGAATGTAGCGCCGAATTCTCTGTTGTATTTTGAGAATAGTAGTAATAATGATGCTCCTGTAATTCAGAATCCGACCATTATTTCAAGTCCGGAAGAGAGCTATGAAGATATCGAAGATATTGAAATTGAGGAAAACAGACCGGAATCTTTATCTCTTCAAAATAATGA
- a CDS encoding 3'-5' exonuclease, translating to MYSIIDIESNGAGYRKECIIDIAIYRYDGQKIVDQFISLVNPESDITPFVQKLTSITPKMVKTAPKFHEIARRIVEITQNTTLVGHNIDFDYRMLRQSFNRLGYDFKINTLDTIPLAKKLIPDEVSYSLGKLVKSLGIPLTNHHRAEGDARATLELFKLLVSKDTENEIIQKQHEETNAKTYINKIKVLTQDLPNEKGFVYFQDEEGKIIFSDHVQDINKFSKKVFNSKSKRWETIQQTVEQINFELTGTDIIAKLILNSKGIKKREVLPFGLYHRNNKYIVEKNKLNKAEKPILKFKSFTQGSKATQFFGKIEEYSDLTTFKKKIDFKKRNELWLGQGRKLGEKLFLIIENGKVTSYGFYELFTQIQTLSKLSKLKIDLLFQSTDLNNELQLALLRGDFETLPLPK from the coding sequence ATGTATTCAATAATTGATATAGAAAGTAATGGTGCAGGTTACAGAAAAGAATGCATTATAGATATTGCCATTTACAGATATGATGGTCAGAAGATTGTAGACCAGTTCATTTCGCTTGTGAATCCGGAAAGTGATATCACTCCTTTTGTGCAGAAACTGACCAGTATCACCCCAAAAATGGTAAAAACTGCCCCGAAATTCCATGAAATTGCCCGGAGAATCGTTGAAATTACTCAAAATACAACATTAGTCGGACACAATATCGATTTTGATTACAGAATGCTCCGCCAGTCTTTCAATCGCCTGGGTTATGATTTTAAAATCAATACGTTAGATACAATTCCTTTAGCGAAAAAACTAATTCCGGATGAGGTAAGCTATTCTCTGGGGAAACTGGTAAAATCGTTGGGAATTCCTTTGACAAACCATCACAGAGCGGAAGGCGATGCCCGTGCAACGCTGGAACTTTTTAAATTATTGGTTTCAAAAGATACGGAAAACGAGATCATTCAGAAGCAGCATGAGGAAACAAATGCGAAAACGTATATCAACAAAATCAAGGTGTTAACACAAGATCTTCCGAACGAGAAAGGATTTGTGTATTTCCAGGACGAGGAAGGAAAAATTATTTTTTCGGATCACGTTCAGGATATTAATAAATTTTCTAAAAAAGTTTTTAATTCCAAGTCTAAAAGATGGGAGACAATTCAGCAGACGGTTGAGCAGATCAATTTTGAGCTTACCGGAACGGATATTATTGCCAAATTAATTTTAAATTCGAAAGGCATTAAGAAAAGAGAAGTCCTTCCGTTCGGACTTTACCACCGGAACAATAAATATATTGTTGAAAAAAATAAGCTGAATAAAGCTGAAAAACCGATTCTGAAATTCAAATCTTTCACGCAAGGTTCGAAAGCAACACAATTTTTCGGAAAGATTGAGGAATACAGCGATCTCACTACTTTCAAAAAGAAAATCGATTTCAAAAAAAGAAATGAACTTTGGCTCGGACAGGGAAGAAAGTTGGGCGAAAAATTATTCTTAATAATAGAAAACGGGAAGGTAACTTCTTATGGTTTTTACGAGCTTTTTACCCAAATCCAGACATTGAGCAAATTGTCTAAATTAAAAATCGACCTCCTTTTCCAATCCACAGATTTGAATAATGAGCTACAGTTGGCATTGCTTCGTGGCGATTTTGAGACGCTGCCACTGCCGAAATAA